Proteins from a genomic interval of Rhodococcus rhodochrous:
- the hisH gene encoding imidazole glycerol phosphate synthase subunit HisH: MSATTVAVLDYGSGNLHSATRAVARTGVHVEVTADPKIALAADGLVVPGVGAFDACMKGLRSVGGDKIIGTRLAGGRPVLGICVGMQILFERGVEHGIETEGCGEWPGTVERLDAPVLPHMGWNTVEAPADSVLFAGMDADTRFYFVHTYAARKWELDAPERLAPPKVTWAEHGSRFVAAVENGPLSATQFHPEKSGDAGAQLLQNWVNSL; the protein is encoded by the coding sequence ATGAGCGCAACCACGGTCGCCGTCCTCGACTACGGCTCGGGCAATCTCCACTCCGCCACGCGGGCAGTCGCCCGTACCGGCGTGCATGTGGAGGTCACTGCCGACCCGAAGATCGCGCTCGCCGCCGACGGACTCGTCGTCCCCGGCGTCGGTGCCTTCGATGCGTGCATGAAGGGCCTGCGCAGCGTCGGCGGAGACAAGATCATCGGCACCCGCCTCGCAGGCGGTCGTCCGGTGCTCGGCATCTGCGTCGGCATGCAGATCCTGTTCGAACGCGGCGTCGAACACGGCATCGAGACCGAGGGCTGCGGCGAGTGGCCGGGCACGGTCGAGCGTCTGGACGCGCCGGTGCTGCCGCACATGGGCTGGAACACCGTCGAGGCCCCCGCCGATTCGGTGCTCTTCGCCGGCATGGACGCCGACACCCGCTTCTACTTCGTCCACACCTACGCCGCCCGCAAGTGGGAACTCGACGCTCCCGAGCGTCTCGCGCCGCCGAAGGTGACCTGGGCCGAGCACGGCAGCCGCTTCGTCGCTGCCGTCGAGAACGGTCCGCTCTCGGCCACCCAGTTCCACCCGGAGAAGTCCGGCGACGCCGGCGCACAGTTGCTGCAGAACTGGGTCAACTCGTTGTGA
- a CDS encoding MFS transporter: MAEQQGLFTVRGLIPAWSTSAAAFGGFSLLLPVVPWAIAEAGGSDTLAGSVTAVFMFTTVLTQLAMPRLLRAFGHRATLAAGCLFLGPPSLLFLVSMAPAPVLGISALRGIGFGMITVAAAALVGELAPPRLLGRATGMLGIAIAASQTIGLPAGLAIAERFSTTPVFVLGAIISSAGLLAAIRLPRLTAKQSRTARRVPPVVLLFPLVAVGAGAIAYGGLTSLLRIAVAGLPVAAALAVLSASSLIGRYAAGSVADRIGAGKLLPVGLGLAGLAMIPFALVADDRGGAVLLIVAAIAFGFGFGVVQNEALLVAFRRAGAGNTGSASAAWNIGFDAGTGAGSFALGAVAAAAGYPAAFAAAAVLVPALPLLARLAGPSERPRPTT, encoded by the coding sequence TGCCCTGGGCGATCGCCGAGGCCGGCGGCAGCGACACGCTCGCCGGGTCGGTGACGGCGGTGTTCATGTTCACCACCGTCCTCACCCAGCTCGCGATGCCGCGACTGCTGCGCGCGTTCGGTCACCGCGCGACGCTCGCGGCCGGCTGCCTGTTCCTCGGGCCGCCGTCGCTGTTGTTCCTCGTATCGATGGCTCCGGCGCCGGTGCTCGGCATCTCCGCGCTGCGCGGTATCGGTTTCGGCATGATCACCGTGGCGGCGGCCGCCCTCGTCGGCGAACTCGCGCCGCCGCGATTGCTCGGCCGGGCCACCGGCATGCTCGGCATCGCCATCGCCGCGTCCCAGACGATCGGCCTGCCCGCCGGCCTGGCGATCGCCGAGCGGTTCTCCACCACGCCGGTGTTCGTGCTCGGCGCGATCATCTCGTCCGCCGGTCTGCTCGCCGCGATCCGTCTGCCGCGGCTGACCGCGAAACAATCCCGGACGGCGCGACGGGTGCCTCCGGTCGTGCTGTTGTTCCCGCTGGTCGCGGTGGGCGCGGGTGCGATCGCCTACGGCGGTCTCACCTCGCTGTTGCGCATCGCGGTCGCCGGCCTGCCCGTCGCGGCGGCATTGGCCGTGCTCAGCGCGTCCTCGCTGATCGGGCGGTACGCGGCCGGTTCCGTCGCGGACCGGATCGGCGCCGGCAAATTGCTGCCGGTCGGTCTCGGGCTCGCGGGCCTGGCGATGATTCCCTTCGCGCTCGTCGCCGACGACCGAGGGGGAGCGGTGCTGCTGATCGTCGCCGCGATCGCCTTCGGCTTCGGCTTCGGTGTCGTGCAGAACGAGGCGCTGCTCGTCGCGTTCCGTCGCGCCGGCGCGGGCAACACCGGGTCGGCGAGCGCCGCCTGGAACATCGGCTTCGACGCCGGCACCGGCGCCGGTTCGTTCGCCCTCGGCGCGGTGGCCGCCGCGGCCGGATACCCGGCGGCCTTCGCCGCCGCCGCGGTCCTGGTCCCGGCGCTGCCGTTGCTGGCCCGACTGGCCGGGCCGTCGGAACGTCCCCGTCCCACCACATAG
- a CDS encoding inositol monophosphatase family protein: protein MADPADLNRLLAVASGVLDEVAERFVAGHGAPRSVDKGPNDFATDLDLELERRISGALAERTGIPVHGEEFGGPSAGEGTVWLLDPIDGTINYSAGLPMAGILLALVEDGEPILGLTWLPLTNQRFAGIANGPLLVNGEPTAPLQPARLEDVMIAVGSFDIDSRGRVPGTRRLAVITELSRRVARLRMHGSTGADLAFTAGGAIGGAVVFGHHPWDNAAGVALVRAAGGIATDFAGRPWRIGSGSVVAAAPGVHGEILEIVQSATEQSVAEQLGSEGDRT, encoded by the coding sequence ATGGCCGATCCCGCAGACCTGAACCGGCTGCTCGCCGTCGCGAGCGGTGTACTCGACGAGGTCGCGGAACGGTTCGTCGCCGGGCACGGTGCGCCGCGCTCCGTCGACAAGGGACCGAACGACTTCGCGACCGATCTCGATCTCGAACTCGAACGGCGGATCTCCGGTGCCCTCGCCGAGCGCACCGGTATCCCCGTGCACGGTGAGGAGTTCGGCGGCCCGTCCGCGGGGGAGGGCACCGTCTGGTTGCTCGACCCGATCGACGGCACCATCAACTACTCCGCCGGGCTGCCGATGGCCGGGATCCTCCTCGCTCTCGTCGAGGACGGCGAACCGATCCTCGGCCTCACGTGGCTGCCGCTGACGAATCAGCGCTTCGCGGGAATCGCCAACGGGCCGCTGCTCGTGAACGGCGAGCCCACCGCACCGCTGCAGCCGGCGCGGCTCGAGGACGTGATGATCGCGGTCGGCAGTTTCGACATCGACAGTCGCGGTCGGGTGCCCGGCACCCGGCGTCTCGCCGTCATCACCGAGCTGAGCCGGCGCGTCGCCCGGTTGCGGATGCACGGCTCCACCGGCGCCGACCTCGCGTTCACCGCGGGAGGCGCGATCGGCGGTGCCGTCGTGTTCGGCCACCACCCCTGGGACAACGCCGCCGGTGTCGCACTCGTGCGGGCCGCCGGGGGCATCGCCACCGACTTCGCGGGCCGGCCCTGGCGGATCGGGTCCGGATCGGTGGTCGCTGCAGCGCCCGGAGTGCACGGCGAGATACTGGAGATTGTGCAGTCGGCGACGGAACAGTCCGTGGCCGAGCAGTTGGGTTCCGAAGGAGATCGAACATGA
- a CDS encoding helix-turn-helix transcriptional regulator: MADVTERMLALLSILQTGRAIGGDELARRLQVSRRTLRRDVDRLRGYGYPVETRSGPGGFYRLASGRSMPPLVLDDDEAVAVLLGLGALAATGPAEGGLDDAATRAYGKLDQFLPARLRPRVAAVRSAVETSALQAPSVSAELLGSVAEAIARCDTFTFDYVDAQGSPTSRRVEPYRQVHHLLRWYLLGWDVDREDWRVFRLDRVRDLLRTGRRFAPRRLPAGSATEYLRQGLRQGRTPVHLDVAASATHVADALKYQDAEIRPTGDGRTEVHLAVESWQWLVLTLATLDADVRMRADPEIVRACAVFADRLRAAAQDVVVPSEERAR, from the coding sequence ATGGCGGACGTCACCGAGCGGATGCTCGCGTTGTTGTCGATCCTGCAGACCGGACGCGCGATCGGCGGGGACGAGCTGGCCCGGCGGCTGCAGGTGAGCCGCCGGACGCTCCGCCGCGACGTCGACCGGCTGCGCGGCTACGGATATCCCGTCGAAACCCGCTCCGGGCCCGGCGGTTTCTACCGTCTCGCGTCGGGACGTTCGATGCCGCCGCTGGTGCTCGACGACGACGAGGCCGTCGCGGTGCTGCTGGGGCTCGGCGCTCTCGCCGCGACCGGGCCGGCCGAAGGCGGACTGGACGACGCTGCCACCCGCGCCTACGGCAAGCTCGACCAGTTCCTGCCCGCGCGGCTGCGCCCGCGGGTCGCGGCCGTCCGCAGCGCGGTGGAGACGAGTGCGCTGCAGGCGCCCAGCGTGTCGGCGGAGCTGCTCGGCTCCGTGGCGGAGGCGATCGCGCGGTGCGACACGTTCACCTTCGACTACGTCGACGCGCAGGGCTCGCCGACCTCGCGCAGGGTCGAGCCGTACCGGCAGGTCCACCACCTGCTGCGGTGGTACCTCCTCGGATGGGACGTCGATCGCGAGGACTGGCGGGTCTTCCGCCTCGATCGTGTGCGCGACCTGCTCCGCACCGGCCGACGGTTCGCACCCCGCCGACTTCCCGCCGGGTCCGCCACGGAATACCTGCGGCAAGGACTCCGGCAGGGGCGGACACCGGTGCACCTGGACGTGGCGGCCTCGGCCACGCACGTCGCCGACGCGCTGAAGTACCAGGACGCCGAGATCCGGCCGACGGGTGACGGCCGGACCGAGGTGCACCTCGCGGTCGAGTCGTGGCAGTGGCTCGTCCTCACGCTCGCCACCCTCGACGCCGACGTCCGGATGCGCGCGGACCCGGAGATCGTCCGGGCCTGCGCGGTGTTCGCCGATCGTCTGCGCGCGGCGGCGCAGGACGTCGTCGTCCCCTCCGAGGAGCGCGCGAGGTGA
- a CDS encoding ATP-binding cassette domain-containing protein, translated as MTTTVTTTEAAVRGRAITIRRARTHNLADVDLTVPRNRLVVIVGVSGSGKSSLVFDTIAAEAGYQLNETYPPFTRNRLPKWTRPDVDHIDGLTPVIVVDQRRLGGNARSTVGTITDTWTYLRLLYSRVGTPVLGESNRFSFNDPTGMCPTCSGLGEIVVSAVERFLDLDRSLAEGAILVPGFGNGGYWYSQYADIGSFDADTHLREWKPAEREALLYGGEAAAALGHKPPDGYEGVVERFERIHLHTSDNLSERKQDVIRRFTRAETCPDCAGERLNAAARAVTLRGRTIGELSRLEIIELLEFVRTIDDSRAAPVVSALVGRLEAMVTIGLGYLALARATTTLSGGESQRIKLVRHLGSSLTEMTYVVDEPTVGLHPADVETMIDLLERLRDSGNTVLVVEHDPSVMARADQVIEIGPGAGSSGGRLVFQGTFDRLRTADTPTGRSLRRAIGRGHPAREATGRLTIADACRNNLRDLTVRIPTGVLTVFTGVAGSGKSSLAAELVDQYDATVIDQRPVSANRRSTPITYTGIAPTLRRMFAEHSGVPASLFSANSAGACPTCTGAGVVYIDLAFMDGREVVCDTCHGRRFTAEVLGHTVNGLSIADVDDLTVGRALEELPHPEIARRLSALAGVGLDYLRLGQSLDTLSGGECQRVKIAKELGRAKTPTLYVLDEPTTGLHAEDVGTLLHVFDDLVDRGHTVVVIEHHLDVIRHADHIVDLGPGPGRHGGTVLYEGPVDEYAGRPTPTCRALDAARSA; from the coding sequence ATGACCACCACCGTCACGACCACCGAGGCGGCAGTGCGAGGCCGCGCCATCACGATCCGTCGCGCCCGCACCCACAACCTGGCCGACGTCGATCTGACCGTTCCGCGCAACCGGCTCGTGGTGATCGTCGGGGTGTCCGGCTCCGGGAAGTCGTCGCTCGTCTTCGACACGATCGCCGCGGAGGCCGGCTACCAGCTCAACGAGACGTACCCGCCGTTCACGCGCAATCGGTTGCCGAAGTGGACACGACCCGACGTCGACCACATCGACGGTCTGACGCCGGTGATCGTCGTCGACCAGCGCCGCCTCGGCGGCAACGCCCGCTCGACGGTCGGCACCATCACCGACACCTGGACCTATCTGCGGCTGCTGTATTCCCGGGTGGGCACACCCGTCCTCGGGGAGTCGAACCGCTTCTCGTTCAACGACCCCACCGGGATGTGCCCGACCTGCTCCGGGCTCGGCGAGATCGTCGTCAGTGCCGTCGAGCGGTTCCTCGATCTCGACAGGTCCCTCGCCGAGGGCGCGATCCTGGTGCCCGGCTTCGGCAACGGTGGGTACTGGTACTCCCAGTACGCCGACATCGGTTCCTTCGACGCGGACACACACCTGCGCGAGTGGAAGCCCGCCGAGCGGGAGGCACTGCTCTACGGCGGCGAGGCCGCAGCGGCGCTGGGCCACAAACCGCCGGACGGATACGAGGGCGTCGTCGAGAGATTCGAGCGCATCCACCTGCACACCTCCGACAACCTCTCCGAACGCAAACAGGACGTCATCCGACGTTTCACCCGCGCCGAGACGTGCCCGGACTGCGCCGGAGAACGGCTGAACGCGGCCGCGCGGGCGGTCACCCTTCGCGGCCGCACGATCGGGGAGCTGTCCCGCCTCGAGATCATCGAGCTGCTCGAATTCGTGCGCACGATCGACGACTCGCGCGCCGCACCTGTGGTGTCCGCACTGGTGGGCCGTCTCGAGGCGATGGTGACGATCGGCCTCGGCTATCTCGCGCTCGCCCGGGCGACCACCACGCTCTCGGGCGGCGAATCGCAACGGATCAAGTTGGTCCGGCACCTCGGGTCGAGCCTGACGGAGATGACCTATGTCGTCGACGAACCGACGGTCGGTCTGCATCCAGCCGACGTGGAGACGATGATCGACCTCCTCGAACGGCTCCGCGACAGCGGCAACACCGTCCTCGTCGTCGAACACGACCCGAGCGTGATGGCCCGGGCCGACCAGGTGATCGAGATCGGTCCCGGTGCGGGCTCGTCCGGTGGTCGCCTCGTCTTCCAGGGCACTTTCGACCGGCTCCGAACGGCCGACACTCCCACCGGCCGATCGCTGCGGCGCGCCATCGGCCGCGGTCACCCCGCCCGCGAGGCGACCGGTCGTCTCACGATCGCCGATGCGTGTCGCAACAACCTCCGCGACCTGACGGTGCGGATCCCCACCGGCGTGCTCACCGTGTTCACCGGCGTCGCTGGGTCGGGAAAGTCCAGTCTCGCAGCCGAACTCGTCGATCAGTACGACGCCACGGTGATCGACCAGCGGCCGGTGAGCGCCAATCGCCGCTCCACCCCGATCACCTACACCGGAATCGCACCCACCCTGCGGCGGATGTTCGCCGAACACAGCGGTGTGCCGGCGAGCCTGTTCAGCGCGAACTCGGCGGGTGCGTGCCCGACCTGCACGGGGGCCGGTGTCGTGTACATCGACCTCGCCTTCATGGACGGACGCGAGGTCGTCTGCGACACCTGCCACGGCCGCCGGTTCACCGCCGAGGTGCTCGGGCACACCGTGAACGGCCTGTCGATCGCCGATGTCGACGACCTCACCGTCGGTCGCGCCCTCGAGGAACTGCCGCACCCGGAGATCGCGCGTCGACTGAGTGCGCTCGCCGGGGTGGGCCTCGACTACCTCCGCCTCGGACAGTCGCTCGACACGCTCTCCGGTGGCGAGTGTCAACGGGTGAAGATCGCCAAGGAACTCGGACGAGCGAAGACGCCGACCCTCTACGTCCTCGACGAGCCGACCACCGGCCTGCACGCCGAGGACGTCGGCACCCTCCTGCACGTCTTCGACGACCTCGTCGACCGAGGGCACACCGTCGTCGTCATCGAGCACCACCTCGACGTGATCCGGCACGCCGACCACATCGTCGACCTCGGACCGGGACCGGGACGGCACGGCGGAACCGTGCTGTACGAGGGTCCCGTCGACGAGTACGCCGGCCGTCCGACCCCGACCTGCCGGGCCCTCGACGCGGCACGGTCGGCATGA
- the priA gene encoding bifunctional 1-(5-phosphoribosyl)-5-((5-phosphoribosylamino)methylideneamino)imidazole-4-carboxamide isomerase/phosphoribosylanthranilate isomerase PriA, translating into MSLVLLPAVDVVNGEAVRLVQGEAGSETGYGSPRDAALEWQNAGAEWVHMVDLDAAFGRGDNRALLADVVGELDVKVELSGGIRDDETLAAALATGCARVNLGTAAIENPEWCSRVIGEFGDRIAVGLDVKLLDGQWRLRGRGWVSDGGDLWEVLERLERDGCSRYVVTDVTKDGTLSGPNLDLLREVCAATDSPVVASGGVSTVDDLRAIATLTDEGVEGAIIGKALYAGRFTLTEALDAVSR; encoded by the coding sequence GTGAGCCTGGTCCTTTTGCCCGCAGTCGACGTCGTCAACGGTGAAGCAGTTCGCCTCGTTCAGGGAGAGGCGGGCAGCGAGACCGGCTACGGTTCGCCCCGTGACGCCGCCCTCGAATGGCAGAACGCCGGCGCCGAATGGGTGCACATGGTCGATCTCGACGCGGCGTTCGGCCGCGGCGACAACCGTGCGCTTCTCGCCGACGTCGTCGGCGAACTCGACGTGAAGGTCGAGCTGTCGGGCGGCATTCGCGACGACGAGACCCTCGCCGCGGCCCTCGCGACCGGCTGTGCCCGCGTCAACCTCGGCACCGCCGCGATCGAGAATCCCGAGTGGTGCTCGCGCGTCATCGGCGAGTTCGGCGACCGGATCGCCGTGGGGCTCGACGTCAAGCTTCTCGACGGCCAGTGGCGGCTGCGCGGCCGCGGCTGGGTCTCCGACGGCGGCGATCTGTGGGAGGTGCTCGAGCGCCTCGAACGCGACGGCTGCTCGCGCTACGTCGTCACCGACGTCACCAAGGACGGCACCCTCTCGGGCCCCAACCTCGACCTGCTCCGCGAGGTGTGCGCGGCCACCGACTCTCCGGTCGTCGCCTCCGGCGGCGTCTCGACCGTCGACGACCTGCGTGCCATCGCGACGCTCACCGACGAGGGCGTCGAAGGCGCCATCATCGGAAAGGCGCTCTACGCGGGCCGATTCACGCTGACCGAGGCGCTCGACGCCGTCTCGCGCTGA